A single Brassica rapa cultivar Chiifu-401-42 chromosome A04, CAAS_Brap_v3.01, whole genome shotgun sequence DNA region contains:
- the LOC103865769 gene encoding uncharacterized protein LOC103865769 isoform X5 translates to MKRRKRKQQRRSSSFTPASSFDRPQFKKVRALDAMAAFPNLNSDAGLKKLDEHLLTRYYITSHKASKDDITIYAALSKSPPSKYVNASRWYDHIETLLSISGISSEGSGVTIDGSASITEEADGNSKDGVVVIDDDDNDQDVDLIGEEAEERPASLIASTKKKISWESIVIVVMPEDDETDMNKLEEQVRSIQMEGLVWGASKVVSVGYGVKLLRIIGTVPLDEEIYVFDGIVETHIMSFGRVNVATSGLYEFSALILIQPNEDEADMKKLEETVRSIHVAGLFWGASKLVPVGCGIKLLGIECTTVGHLVHLRRIVTLNTFVKEKIADNPYVKSCQTLCLNRIFNGIKEEESDSKDDVDLFGEERAGPSRVSSKSKESCKSGLVLKRLLGDKPDIKKLEESVRSLQTEGVVWGASTIVKLGYGFKYLRIIFTIVDDLVCFKTVLQKTGGIHLKRICKYLKSILLTSQNL, encoded by the exons atgaagagaagaaaaagaaagcagcAACGACGTTCTTCCTCATTCACCCCCGCGAGCTCCTTCGATCGTCCtcaat TCAAAAAGGTAAGAGCCTTAGACGCAATGGCTGCTTTCCCCAATCTCAACTCTGATGCTGGACTGAAGAAGCTAGACGAGCATCTTCTCACTCGTTATTACATCACAAG TCACAAGGCTTCAAAAGATGATATCACTATCTATGCGGCTCTTTCAAAATCTCCACCTTCAAAGTATGTGAATGCATCACGTTGGTACGACCACATTGAAACTCTCTTGAGTATCTC AGGTATCTCTTCTGAAGGAAGTGGTGTTACTATTGACGGATCAGCCTCTATCACAGAAGAGGCTGATGGTAATTCTAAg GATGGTGTAGTTgttattgatgatgatgataatgatcaAGATGTTGACCTTATCGGGGAAGAGGCTGAAGAGAGACCAGCTTCTTTAATAGCATCcactaaaaagaaaatat CTTGGGAGTCGATTGTAATAGTTGTCATGCCGGAGGATGATGAGACCGACATGAATAAGCTAGAGGAACAAGTAAGATCCATTCAAATGGAAGGACTAGTTTGGGGAGCAT CAAAAGTTGTCTCAGTTGGTTATGGAGTCAAGTTGTTGCGGATCATAGGCACAGTGCCCCTTGATGAGgaaatttatgtttttgacGGCATTGTCGAAACACATATAATGTCTTTTGGGCGTGTCAATGTTGCGACTAGCGGCTTGTACGAAT TTTCAGCTCTAATTCTTATCCAACCGAATGAAGATGAGGCCGACATGAAGAAGCTAGAGGAAACTGTCAGATCCATTCATGTGGCAGGATTGTTTTGGGGAGCAT CAAAGCTTGTCCCCGTTGGTTGTGGAATCAAGTTGTTGGGGATTGAGTGCACCACCGTCGGACACCTTGTGCATCTTCGACGCATTGTGACGCTCAACACCTTTGTCAAAGAGAAAATAGCTGATAATCCGTATGTCAAGAGCTGTCAAACTCTCTGCTTAAACAGAATAT TTAATGGAATCAAAGAAGAGGAATCTGATTCTAAG GATGATGTTGACCTTTTTGGGGAAGAGAGAGCAGGTCCTTCGAGAGTATCCTCAAAGAGTAAAGAGT CTTGCAAGTCAGGCTTAGTGCTTAAACGGCTGTTGGGTGACAAGCCTGACATAAAGAAGTTAGAGGAGTCTGTAAGATCCCTTCAGACAGAAGGAGTGGTTTGGGGGGCAT CAACGATTGTCAAACTTGGCTACGGATTCAAGTATTTGCGGATCATATTCACCATTGTGGACGACCTTGTGTGTTTCAAAACTGTTCTCCAAAAAACTGGCGGCATTCATTTGAAGAGAATATGTAAGTACCTAAAATCCATATTGTTAACTTCTCAGAAtctgtga
- the LOC103865769 gene encoding uncharacterized protein LOC103865769 isoform X3: MKRRKRKQQRRSSSFTPASSFDRPQFKKVRALDAMAAFPNLNSDAGLKKLDEHLLTRYYITSHKASKDDITIYAALSKSPPSKYVNASRWYDHIETLLSISGISSEGSGVTIDGSASITEEADGNSKDGVVVIDDDDNDQDVDLIGEEAEERPASLIASTKKKISWESIVIVVMPEDDETDMNKLEEQVRSIQMEGLVWGASKVVSVGYGVKLLRIIGTVPLDEEIYVFDGIVETHIMSFGRVNVATSGLYESLILIQPNEDEADMKKLEETVRSIHVAGLFWGASKLVPVGCGIKLLGIECTTVGHLVHLRRIVTLNTFVKEKIADNPYVKSCQTLCLNRIFNGIKEEESDSKDDVDLFGEERAGPSRVSSKSKESCKSGLVLKRLLGDKPDIKKLEESVRSLQTEGVVWGACKLMDLLHYIVNNFFLISSFISIFIATIVKLGYGFKYLRIIFTIVDDLVCFKTVLQKTGGIHLKRICKYLKSILLTSQNL, from the exons atgaagagaagaaaaagaaagcagcAACGACGTTCTTCCTCATTCACCCCCGCGAGCTCCTTCGATCGTCCtcaat TCAAAAAGGTAAGAGCCTTAGACGCAATGGCTGCTTTCCCCAATCTCAACTCTGATGCTGGACTGAAGAAGCTAGACGAGCATCTTCTCACTCGTTATTACATCACAAG TCACAAGGCTTCAAAAGATGATATCACTATCTATGCGGCTCTTTCAAAATCTCCACCTTCAAAGTATGTGAATGCATCACGTTGGTACGACCACATTGAAACTCTCTTGAGTATCTC AGGTATCTCTTCTGAAGGAAGTGGTGTTACTATTGACGGATCAGCCTCTATCACAGAAGAGGCTGATGGTAATTCTAAg GATGGTGTAGTTgttattgatgatgatgataatgatcaAGATGTTGACCTTATCGGGGAAGAGGCTGAAGAGAGACCAGCTTCTTTAATAGCATCcactaaaaagaaaatat CTTGGGAGTCGATTGTAATAGTTGTCATGCCGGAGGATGATGAGACCGACATGAATAAGCTAGAGGAACAAGTAAGATCCATTCAAATGGAAGGACTAGTTTGGGGAGCAT CAAAAGTTGTCTCAGTTGGTTATGGAGTCAAGTTGTTGCGGATCATAGGCACAGTGCCCCTTGATGAGgaaatttatgtttttgacGGCATTGTCGAAACACATATAATGTCTTTTGGGCGTGTCAATGTTGCGACTAGCGGCTTGTACGAAT CTCTAATTCTTATCCAACCGAATGAAGATGAGGCCGACATGAAGAAGCTAGAGGAAACTGTCAGATCCATTCATGTGGCAGGATTGTTTTGGGGAGCAT CAAAGCTTGTCCCCGTTGGTTGTGGAATCAAGTTGTTGGGGATTGAGTGCACCACCGTCGGACACCTTGTGCATCTTCGACGCATTGTGACGCTCAACACCTTTGTCAAAGAGAAAATAGCTGATAATCCGTATGTCAAGAGCTGTCAAACTCTCTGCTTAAACAGAATAT TTAATGGAATCAAAGAAGAGGAATCTGATTCTAAG GATGATGTTGACCTTTTTGGGGAAGAGAGAGCAGGTCCTTCGAGAGTATCCTCAAAGAGTAAAGAGT CTTGCAAGTCAGGCTTAGTGCTTAAACGGCTGTTGGGTGACAAGCCTGACATAAAGAAGTTAGAGGAGTCTGTAAGATCCCTTCAGACAGAAGGAGTGGTTTGGGGGGCATGTAAGTTGATGGATCTCTTACATTACATCgtcaataacttttttttaatctcatCTTTTATCTCTATTTTTATAGCAACGATTGTCAAACTTGGCTACGGATTCAAGTATTTGCGGATCATATTCACCATTGTGGACGACCTTGTGTGTTTCAAAACTGTTCTCCAAAAAACTGGCGGCATTCATTTGAAGAGAATATGTAAGTACCTAAAATCCATATTGTTAACTTCTCAGAAtctgtga
- the LOC103865769 gene encoding uncharacterized protein LOC103865769 isoform X2 — protein sequence MKRRKRKQQRRSSSFTPASSFDRPQFKKVRALDAMAAFPNLNSDAGLKKLDEHLLTRYYITSHKASKDDITIYAALSKSPPSKYVNASRWYDHIETLLSISGISSEGSGVTIDGSASITEEADGNSKDGVVVIDDDDNDQDVDLIGEEAEERPASLIASTKKKISWESIVIVVMPEDDETDMNKLEEQVRSIQMEGLVWGASKVVSVGYGVKLLRIIGTVPLDEEIYVFDGIVETHIMSFGRVNVATSGLYEFSALILIQPNEDEADMKKLEETVRSIHVAGLFWGASKLVPVGCGIKLLGIECTTVGHLVHLRRIVTLNTFVKEKIADNPYVKSCQTLCLNRIFNGIKEEESDSKDDVDLFGEERAGPSRVSSKSKESCKSGLVLKRLLGDKPDIKKLEESVRSLQTEGVVWGACKLMDLLHYIVNNFFLISSFISIFIATIVKLGYGFKYLRIIFTIVDDLVCFKTVLQKTGGIHLKRICKYLKSILLTSQNL from the exons atgaagagaagaaaaagaaagcagcAACGACGTTCTTCCTCATTCACCCCCGCGAGCTCCTTCGATCGTCCtcaat TCAAAAAGGTAAGAGCCTTAGACGCAATGGCTGCTTTCCCCAATCTCAACTCTGATGCTGGACTGAAGAAGCTAGACGAGCATCTTCTCACTCGTTATTACATCACAAG TCACAAGGCTTCAAAAGATGATATCACTATCTATGCGGCTCTTTCAAAATCTCCACCTTCAAAGTATGTGAATGCATCACGTTGGTACGACCACATTGAAACTCTCTTGAGTATCTC AGGTATCTCTTCTGAAGGAAGTGGTGTTACTATTGACGGATCAGCCTCTATCACAGAAGAGGCTGATGGTAATTCTAAg GATGGTGTAGTTgttattgatgatgatgataatgatcaAGATGTTGACCTTATCGGGGAAGAGGCTGAAGAGAGACCAGCTTCTTTAATAGCATCcactaaaaagaaaatat CTTGGGAGTCGATTGTAATAGTTGTCATGCCGGAGGATGATGAGACCGACATGAATAAGCTAGAGGAACAAGTAAGATCCATTCAAATGGAAGGACTAGTTTGGGGAGCAT CAAAAGTTGTCTCAGTTGGTTATGGAGTCAAGTTGTTGCGGATCATAGGCACAGTGCCCCTTGATGAGgaaatttatgtttttgacGGCATTGTCGAAACACATATAATGTCTTTTGGGCGTGTCAATGTTGCGACTAGCGGCTTGTACGAAT TTTCAGCTCTAATTCTTATCCAACCGAATGAAGATGAGGCCGACATGAAGAAGCTAGAGGAAACTGTCAGATCCATTCATGTGGCAGGATTGTTTTGGGGAGCAT CAAAGCTTGTCCCCGTTGGTTGTGGAATCAAGTTGTTGGGGATTGAGTGCACCACCGTCGGACACCTTGTGCATCTTCGACGCATTGTGACGCTCAACACCTTTGTCAAAGAGAAAATAGCTGATAATCCGTATGTCAAGAGCTGTCAAACTCTCTGCTTAAACAGAATAT TTAATGGAATCAAAGAAGAGGAATCTGATTCTAAG GATGATGTTGACCTTTTTGGGGAAGAGAGAGCAGGTCCTTCGAGAGTATCCTCAAAGAGTAAAGAGT CTTGCAAGTCAGGCTTAGTGCTTAAACGGCTGTTGGGTGACAAGCCTGACATAAAGAAGTTAGAGGAGTCTGTAAGATCCCTTCAGACAGAAGGAGTGGTTTGGGGGGCATGTAAGTTGATGGATCTCTTACATTACATCgtcaataacttttttttaatctcatCTTTTATCTCTATTTTTATAGCAACGATTGTCAAACTTGGCTACGGATTCAAGTATTTGCGGATCATATTCACCATTGTGGACGACCTTGTGTGTTTCAAAACTGTTCTCCAAAAAACTGGCGGCATTCATTTGAAGAGAATATGTAAGTACCTAAAATCCATATTGTTAACTTCTCAGAAtctgtga
- the LOC103865771 gene encoding putative B3 domain-containing protein At4g03170: protein MVTSNEETTSVVIAQEDREAAETLIKLSQDTRYQPVEEEDAAPSSTLSLQQVSKAPQKSCSCEKCKAKEKQHSKKDDKISMESTKGKTEVDDTDETLMILQEWSHTNPDPVKKLFNGAADVAELFSEPIKKQLTMSDVENGQCRLMLGKQQVQKKMLPLLEHSEIPQGKTEGLDVSVYGPNGEVQTMKFKMWGEDTPVLTSGWKDFVDEYKLEKHRDFLTIWMFRHRVTRGICFAIDSTRFSVTGPLSSRISKSVFPNPN from the coding sequence ATGGTGACTTCAAACGAGGAGACCACAAGCGTTGTAATAGCACAAGAAGACAGAGAAGCTGCGGAAACATTAATAAAACTAAGCCAAGATACTCGATATCAGccagtagaagaagaagatgcagCTCCATCATCGACTCTATCATTACAACAAGTAAGTAAAGCTCCTCAAAAATCGTGTTCGTGTGAAAAGTGTAAAGCTAAAGAGAAACAGCATTCGAAGAAGGATGATAAAATATCTATGGAGAGTACAAAAGGGAAGACAGAGGTAGACGATACCGACGAAACCCTAATGATTCTTCAGGAATGGAGCCACACTAATCCCGACCCGGTGAAGAAACTATTCAACGGTGCTGCTGACGTGGCGGAGCTATTCAGCGAACCGATAAAGAAGCAGCTGACGATGAGCGACGTGGAGAATGGTCAATGCAGGCTCATGTTAGGGAAGCAGCAAGTGCAGAAGAAGATGCTTCCTCTTTTAGAACATTCCGAGATTCCGCAAGGGAAGACAGAGGGGCTTGATGTTTCGGTGTACGGACCAAACGGGGAGGTTCAAACGATGAAGTTCAAGATGTGGGGCGAGGACACGCCTGTGTTGACCTCGGGGTGGAAAGACTTCGTGGACGAATATAAACTCGAGAAGCATCGTGATTTTCTCACTATTTGGATGTTTAGGCATAGAGTCACTCGTGGGATTTGCTTTGCTATTGACAGTACTAGGTTTTCTGTAACGGGGCCTCTGAGTTCGAGGATCTCGAAGTCTGTCTTTCCGAATCCAAATTAA
- the LOC103865769 gene encoding uncharacterized protein LOC103865769 isoform X4: protein MKRRKRKQQRRSSSFTPASSFDRPQFKKVRALDAMAAFPNLNSDAGLKKLDEHLLTRYYITSHKASKDDITIYAALSKSPPSKYVNASRWYDHIETLLSISGISSEGSGVTIDGSASITEEADGNSKDGVVVIDDDDNDQDVDLIGEEAEERPASLIASTKKKISWESIVIVVMPEDDETDMNKLEEQVRSIQMEGLVWGASKVVSVGYGVKLLRIIGTVPLDEEIYVFDGIVETHIMSFGRVNVATSGLYEFSALILIQPNEDEADMKKLEETVRSIHVAGLFWGASKLVPVGCGIKLLGIECTTVGHLVHLRRIVTLNTFVKEKIADNPYVKSCQTLCLNRIFNGIKEEESDSKDDVDLFGEERAGPSRVSSKSKESCKSGLVLKRLLGDKPDIKKLEESVRSLQTEGVVWGACKLMDLLHYIVNNFFLISSFISIFIATIVKLGYGFKYLRIIFTIVDDLVCFKTVLQKTGGIHLKRI, encoded by the exons atgaagagaagaaaaagaaagcagcAACGACGTTCTTCCTCATTCACCCCCGCGAGCTCCTTCGATCGTCCtcaat TCAAAAAGGTAAGAGCCTTAGACGCAATGGCTGCTTTCCCCAATCTCAACTCTGATGCTGGACTGAAGAAGCTAGACGAGCATCTTCTCACTCGTTATTACATCACAAG TCACAAGGCTTCAAAAGATGATATCACTATCTATGCGGCTCTTTCAAAATCTCCACCTTCAAAGTATGTGAATGCATCACGTTGGTACGACCACATTGAAACTCTCTTGAGTATCTC AGGTATCTCTTCTGAAGGAAGTGGTGTTACTATTGACGGATCAGCCTCTATCACAGAAGAGGCTGATGGTAATTCTAAg GATGGTGTAGTTgttattgatgatgatgataatgatcaAGATGTTGACCTTATCGGGGAAGAGGCTGAAGAGAGACCAGCTTCTTTAATAGCATCcactaaaaagaaaatat CTTGGGAGTCGATTGTAATAGTTGTCATGCCGGAGGATGATGAGACCGACATGAATAAGCTAGAGGAACAAGTAAGATCCATTCAAATGGAAGGACTAGTTTGGGGAGCAT CAAAAGTTGTCTCAGTTGGTTATGGAGTCAAGTTGTTGCGGATCATAGGCACAGTGCCCCTTGATGAGgaaatttatgtttttgacGGCATTGTCGAAACACATATAATGTCTTTTGGGCGTGTCAATGTTGCGACTAGCGGCTTGTACGAAT TTTCAGCTCTAATTCTTATCCAACCGAATGAAGATGAGGCCGACATGAAGAAGCTAGAGGAAACTGTCAGATCCATTCATGTGGCAGGATTGTTTTGGGGAGCAT CAAAGCTTGTCCCCGTTGGTTGTGGAATCAAGTTGTTGGGGATTGAGTGCACCACCGTCGGACACCTTGTGCATCTTCGACGCATTGTGACGCTCAACACCTTTGTCAAAGAGAAAATAGCTGATAATCCGTATGTCAAGAGCTGTCAAACTCTCTGCTTAAACAGAATAT TTAATGGAATCAAAGAAGAGGAATCTGATTCTAAG GATGATGTTGACCTTTTTGGGGAAGAGAGAGCAGGTCCTTCGAGAGTATCCTCAAAGAGTAAAGAGT CTTGCAAGTCAGGCTTAGTGCTTAAACGGCTGTTGGGTGACAAGCCTGACATAAAGAAGTTAGAGGAGTCTGTAAGATCCCTTCAGACAGAAGGAGTGGTTTGGGGGGCATGTAAGTTGATGGATCTCTTACATTACATCgtcaataacttttttttaatctcatCTTTTATCTCTATTTTTATAGCAACGATTGTCAAACTTGGCTACGGATTCAAGTATTTGCGGATCATATTCACCATTGTGGACGACCTTGTGTGTTTCAAAACTGTTCTCCAAAAAACTGGCGGCATTCATTTGAAGAGAATAT GA
- the LOC103865773 gene encoding serine/threonine-protein kinase ppk15, with product MEMDVESVLRFLRRNGLKEAESALRDDINEQNQLVSFDFEKFLFPIPPPIRITASPLPTPPDPSGDKGSDSSSDDEFLSLDSYTSGFVNPYGDGSSSSSESMSQFGTARTYHEWSEFYLQTKNKEGTEDDEFMSPAFTESDFFIFPAPTQDKFITDNQFENNNLGVYDKSSEGSQTEASLDYLDKSFLINNLEDDSKDYTGPESECFDGELLGFSCEEDAKENDDSKTGNEVNVIDEEVNVFHDLEEDEYEVFDLRIIHWKNRTGFEANKDLPIVLNSVIGGRYYITEYIGSAAFSKVVQAQDLHNGVDVCLKIIKNDKDFFDQSLDEIKLLKHVNKHDPADEHHILRLYDYFYHQEHLFIVCELLRANLYEFQKFNQESGGEPYFNLSRLQVIMRQCLEALVFLHGLGIIHCDLKPENILIKSYKKCAVKIIDLGSSCFRSDNLCLYVQSRSYRAPEVILGLPYDEKIDLWSLGCILAELCSGEVLFPNEAVAMILARIVAVLGPIETEMLEKGQETHKYFTKEFDLYHLNEEMNEIEYIITEESCLEDQLNVRDELFLDFVRSLLEINPLRRPTALEALNHPWLSSSSYN from the exons ATGGAGATGGATGTTGAATCCGTGCTTCGGTTTCTCCGACGTAACGGCTTAAAGGAGGCGGAGTCTGCTCTGAGAGACGACATCAACGAGCAAAATCAACTCGTTTCTTTTGACTTcgagaagtttctgtttcctaTTCCTCCGCCTATCAGAATCACGGCGAGTCCTCTTCCTACTCCTCCTGATCCCTCCGGCGATAAAGGATCGGACTCTTCTTCAGACGACGAGTTTCTCAGCTTGGACTCTTACACTTCCG GGTTTGTGAATCCGTATGGAGatggttcatcatcatcatctgaatCCATGTCTCAGTTTGGTACGGCTCGTACGTATCACGAGTGGAGTGAGTTTTACTTACAGACCAAGAACAAAGAAGGGACAGAAGATGATGAGTTCATGTCTCCTGCATTTACAGAATCTGATTTCTTTATATTCCCGGCACCTACACAGGATAAGTTCATCACAGATAACCAATTCGAGAATAATAATCTTGGTGTCTACGATAAATCATCAGAAGGATCGCAAACTGAAGCAAGTCTTGATTACTTAGATAAGTCTTTTCTTATCAACAATCTTGAGGATGACTCTAAAGATTACACTGGTCCTGAAAGTGAGTGTTTTGATGGGGAGTTGTTGGGGTTTAGTTGTGAAGAAGATGCAAAGGAGAATGATGATTCGAAGACCGGTAATGAGGTGAATGTAATAGATGAAGAGGTTAATGTTTTTCATGACCTTGAAGAAGATGAGTATGAAGTATTTGATCTTAGAATCATTCACTGGAAAAATAG GACGGGATTCGAAGCGAATAAGGATCTACCAATTGTGCTGAACTCAGTGATTGGAGGAAGATACTACATTACAGAATACATTGGTTCAGCTGCATTTAGCAAGGTGGTTCAGGCGCAGGATCTACACAACGGGGTCGATGTTTGCCTCAAGATTATCAAGAACGACAAAGATTTCTTTGATCAGAGTTTAGACGAGATTAAACTCCTTAAACATGTCAATAAGCATGATCCTGCTGATGAACATCACATCTTGCGTCTCTATGATTACTTCTACCACCAA GAGCATCTGTTCATTGTGTGTGAACTTCTACGTGCAAACTTATATGAATTTCAAAAATTCAACCAAGAATCCGGAGGAGAACCATACTTTAACTTAAGCAGACTTCAG GTTATAATGAGACAATGTTTGGAAGCCCTTGTGTTCCTTCACGGACTAGGAATCATACATTGTGATCTTAAACCAGAAAATATACTAATAAAGAGTTACAAAAAATGCGCGGTAAAAATCATTGATCTTGGAAGCAGTTGTTTCCGCTCTGACAACTTGTGCTTGTATGTACAATCACGTTCCTATAGAGCTCCTGAAGTGATTCTTGGACTTCCATATGATGAAAAAATTGATTTGTGGTCTCTTGGGTGTATTTTAGCTGAGCTCTGCTCTGGTGAG GTTCTGTTTCCAAACGAAGCAGTAGCAATGATATTGGCTCGGATTGTTGCGGTTTTAGGTCCTATAGAAACGGAGATGCTAGAGAAAGGTCAAGAGACACATAAGTACTTCACCAAAGAGTTTGATCTCTACCACTTAAACGAG GAGATGAATGAGATTGAATACATAATCACAGAAGAGTCTTGCTTGGAAGATCAGTTAAATGTTAGAGATGAATTGTTCTTAGATTTTGTAAGAAGTCTACTTGAAATAAATCCATTGAGACGTCCAACAGCTCTAGAGGCACTTAACCATCCTtggctctcttcttcttcttacaattga
- the LOC103865772 gene encoding carboxy-terminal domain RNA polymerase II polypeptide A small phosphatase 1 → MSELNQADLVYSPRSSLQLWNVFVNWLDFFYQFFLKILRPLAHHPFLSSKAISDGFKPLPVIELPEMAAEPPVTTIQIASGRTSSEGEVGSIQRLTVVLDLDETLVSAYETSSLPHNLRTQAIEAGLKWFELECISSTKECNGEPKINYVTVFERPGLHEFLEKLSQFAHLIVFTAGLEDYARPLVDKIDTKHVLNERLYRPCTVSTQYRDHVKDLLCTSKNMCRTVIVDNNPYSFLLQPLNGIPCVPFSAEQPHDTQLLDIILPLLKQLSEEEDVRGALYDRFHMPEWFEKQGIPRSCWTSSQ, encoded by the exons ATGTCGGAACTGAACCAAGCCGATCTTGTTTACTCTCCACGGTCGTCGCTTCAACTGTGGAATGTTTTTGTCAACTGGCTCGATTTTTTCTACCAGTTCTTTCTTAAGATCCTCCGTCCCCTCGCTCACCACCCTTTTCTCTCTTCCAAAGCCATCTCCGATGGGT TTAAGCCCCTGCCAGTCATCGAGTTACCGGAGATGGCGGCGGAACCACCAGTCACCACCATACAAATCGCCTCCGGGAGAACTTCTAGCGAAGGAGAAGTCGGAAGCATCCAGAGACTCACG GTAGTTTTGGACTTGGATGAGACATTGGTTAGTGCGTATGAGACGTCTAGTCTACCTCATAATTTACGTACGCAAGCTATCGAAGCTGGATTAAAGTGGTTTGAGCTGGAGTGCATATCGTCAACAAAG GAATGCAACGGGGAGCCTAAAATCAATTATGTTACAGTGTTTGAGCGTCCAGGGTTACATGAATTCTTAGAGAAACTTAGCCAATTTGCACATCTTATTGTATTTACCGCTGGTCTTGAAG ATTATGCAAGACCGCTTGTGGACAAAATAGATACCAAGCATGTATTGAACGAGAGGCTGTATCGACCTTGTACTGTCAGCAC GCAATATCGAGATCACGTGAAGGATCTACTATGCACATCAAAGAATATGTGTAGGACAGTTATAGTAGACAACAATCCTTACAGTTTTCTATTACAACCTCTAAACGGGATTCCATGTGTTCCGTTTTCCGCTGAACAGCCACATGATACTCAG CTACTGGACATTATTCTCCCGCTTCTTAAGCAACTTTCAGAAGAAGAGGATGTAAGAGGAGCTCTTTACGATAGATTCCACATGCCTGAATGGTTCGAAAAGCAAGGCATACCAAGGTCATGCTGGACATCATCGCAATAG